Below is a genomic region from Leucobacter exalbidus.
TACTGAACGCATCGAAGGTTGTCGATATTTAGTAATCCGAGGAGCTTTTCATCGTGAGCGATACCCACCCCGTCATCATTATTGGCGCAGGTCCCGTCGGCCTCGCCGCCGCCGCACACCTGCTTGAGCGGGGCCAAGAGGTGCGCGTACTTGAAGCGGGTGCAGGCGTAGGCGCGGCCGTGCAATCGTGGGGCCACATCAAACTCTTCTCGACCTGGCAGTACAACATCGATGCCGCGGCACGCAGGTTGCTCGAAACGCAGGTGCCGGGGTACAGCGCCCAGTGGCAGGCGCCGCGAGCGACTCGTCTCCCCACGGGGGCCGAGCTGGTGAGCGAGTACCTGGCGCCGTTGGCGGCGCATCCCGCATTGTCTACGCACATCAGCTATGGCCACCGGGTGACCGGCATCAGCCGAGTGCAGCCCGATGGCAGCGGGGTCGATAAAACCCGGTCAGTCGGCCGCGATGAATCACTCTTTCTCGTACGCACTGAAACAGAATCGGGCGTGACTGACCTCGTCGCCCGTGCAGTGATTGACGCTTCAGGAACCTGGGGCCAGCCCAACCCGGTGGGCCGTTCGGGGCTTCCTGCTCTGGGCGAAGCCACGGCGCGAGAGTTGGGGCGCATCACCTCGCCCCTGCCTGACCCGCTGGGGAGCGACACCGTGGCATTCGCCGGTAAAACGGTGCTCGTGCTGGGGGCCGGGCACTCGGCAGCGAATACCCTCATCAGCCTGGGCCGGTTGCGCCAGCGTGATCCCGACACCACCGTGCTCTGGGGGCTGCGCGCGAAGGCAAACCCCGTGCGGCTCTACGGCGGCGGAAACGCCGATGAACTCCCCGCGCGCGGCCAACTCGGCATCAGCCTGCGCCGCTTCGTCGAAAACGGCGACATCACCATCGTGGAAGATGCCTCGGTGGTCTCGCTTACCGCGGGGGAGCAGGTGACGGTGTCGCTCGCTGACGGCCGACACCTTGCAGTCGACCTCGTGGTCCCAGCGACCGGGTTTCGGCCTGACCTCTCGCTGCTGTCAGAGCTGCGGCTCGACATAGACGAGATCGTCGAAGCGCCACGAGAACTGGGCCCGCTTATTGACCCGCAGTTCCACAGCTGTGGCACGGTGACGGCCCACGGCGAACGCGTGCTCTCGCACCCCGAGCCGAATTTTTACATTGTGGGCATGAAGAGTTACGGCCGTGCTCCCACGTTCCTCATGGCCACCGGCTACGAACAGGTCCGCTCGATCGCGGCATTCCTTGCGGGGGATCGCGCCGCAGCAGACCAAGTTGAGCTCGAGCTCCCCGAAACCGGGGTGTGTTCCACCGACCTTGGGGGTTCCTGCGATCTCCCGGTAGTAACCGAAGCCGCCGAAAGCTGCTGCGCAGCCCCGCCAGCACCCATCACCATCGGATTTGCCACGGGCACCCTGCACGGGCATGCCGAGTTGGTGGCTGAAGAGCAGCAAAACTAGCGCCCTACCGCATCGGATCGGGCGATACAAGTCTTGCTAGCCGCATTCGAAAGGGCGTAGCCTCACGAGTAGTGACCTATAGGAGGACCGCCCGTGATCAACGGATTTGATGCCCACCTGTTCGATCTCGACGGGGTGATTACCCCCACGGTAATACTGCATCGCCGCGCTTGGCGCGAAACATTCGATGAACTTTTCACGCAGCTGGGGCTCGCCCCCTACCGCGAAGAAGAATACTTCTCGTACCTCGACGGTCTGCCACGGTTTGCTGGGGTGGCCACGCTGTGCGCGGCCCGCGGCATCGAACTCCCCGATGGGGCGTCGGGCGACGTGGGGCTCAGCAGCATCGCCGGGGTCGGCAATCTGAAAAACCAGCGCTTCGCCGAGTTGCTCGAACGCGATGGCATCGAAGCGTACCCCGGCTCGCTGCAGCTGATGCATCAGCTCACGGTGGCCCATAAGCCCATGGCCATCGTGTCGAGCTCGCGCAACGCCGATGCGGTGCTGCGCGCGGCCGGTATTCTCGCACGGTTTGACGCCATTGTCGATGGTGAACGGGCGGCCCAAGAAGGGTTGCCCGGCAAGCCCGCGCCCGATACGTTTGTGCGAGGTGCCGAACTCTTAGGGCTCGCGCCCGCGAACATCGTGGTGTACGAAGACGCAGAATCAGGGGTGGCCGCGGCCCGCGCAGGTGGGTTCGGTTTGGTGGTGGGCGTCGACCGGGGGGCCGGGCGCGCAGCGCTCGAACGCGCCGGCGCACATCACGTAGTGGCAGATCTAGGGGAGCTGGTGGGATGAGTAGTGACGCCTTTGGGGGGCCGATCAACGAACTGAAACGTGACTTCGGCGACGATCCATGGAGGCTGGTGTCGCACGGCATTGATCCGGATCTCGCAGGCCAAGATGAGACGCTGTTCTCGCTCGGCAACGGTTATTTGGGGCTGCGTGGCAATCACGAAGAGGGGCTGCCGCTGGGCAGCCACGGCACCTTTATCAACGGGTTTCACGAAACCTGGCGCATTCAGCACGCCGAGAACGCGTACGGTTTCGCCGAGCAAGGCCAAACCATCGTCAATGTTCCCGATGCAAAAACCATCCGGATCTACGTCGATGACGAACGGCTCAACCTGAGCTCGGCAGACATTCTCGATGTCACCCGCATCCTCGACATGCGCGCGGGCACGCTCACGAGATCGCTGCTGTGGCTGACGCCGACTGGCAAGCGCGTGCGCGTGGAAACGCGGCGCATGGTGTCATTCAGTGCGCGGCACCTCGTGACGATCGAGATGCGGGTGACCGTGCTTGATGCCGATGCTGAGGTCACGATCTCGAGCCTGCTGCTCAACCGGCAAGACCTGGGGCGGGTGAGCACTGAACAGCCCGCGCCGGCCGACGGCCTCGCCGACCCGCGCAAGAGTGAGCAGCTCACCGAACGTATTTTGCAGCCGGGGCCGGCCGAACACGTCGGCGGCCGCAGCATCTTGAGCTATCGAGTGACGAACTCGGGCATGACGCTGGGGGTGGGCGTTGACCACGATTTCGATGCGGGCGACGCCCCGGCAACCGAGGCCTGGCGACGCAGCACCGAGCGTGCTCCCGACCGCGTACGGCACGTGTTTCAGGGTGTGGCGCAGGCAGGTGTGACGGTGAAGCTGGTGAAGACGGTGGCCTATCACTCGTCGACCACGGCGGCGCTGCCCGAGCTGGTCGACCGCTGCGCGCACACGCTGTCGCAGGCGCGCGCCGAGCCCGCTGAGCAGCGCTGGGACATTCAGCGCGCATTTCTTGACAGCTTTTGGAGCCGCAGTGACGTGAAGGTCGATGCCGAGCCCGGGGTGCAACAGTCGGTGCGGTGGAATCTGCTGCAGCTTGCGCAGGCGTCGGCGCGCGCCGACGGCCGCGGGATCCCGGCCAAGGGACTGAGTGGTTCGGGGTACAGCGGCCACTATTTCTGGGATTCAGAGATTTATGTGCTGCCGTTTCTGACCTATACGACACCGCTGTGGGCGCGCAACGCGCTGCGTGCGCGCGAACGCATGCTGCCGCACGCACGCAAACGCGCGGCCAAACTCAACGAAGACGGGGCGCTGTTTCCCTGGCGCACCATCAACGGTGAGGAAGCGAGTGCCTACTACGCCGCGGGCACCGCGCAGTATCACCTGAACGCCGACGTCACCTATGCGCTCGCGCGCTACGTTGCCGC
It encodes:
- a CDS encoding glycoside hydrolase family 65 protein, translated to MSSDAFGGPINELKRDFGDDPWRLVSHGIDPDLAGQDETLFSLGNGYLGLRGNHEEGLPLGSHGTFINGFHETWRIQHAENAYGFAEQGQTIVNVPDAKTIRIYVDDERLNLSSADILDVTRILDMRAGTLTRSLLWLTPTGKRVRVETRRMVSFSARHLVTIEMRVTVLDADAEVTISSLLLNRQDLGRVSTEQPAPADGLADPRKSEQLTERILQPGPAEHVGGRSILSYRVTNSGMTLGVGVDHDFDAGDAPATEAWRRSTERAPDRVRHVFQGVAQAGVTVKLVKTVAYHSSTTAALPELVDRCAHTLSQARAEPAEQRWDIQRAFLDSFWSRSDVKVDAEPGVQQSVRWNLLQLAQASARADGRGIPAKGLSGSGYSGHYFWDSEIYVLPFLTYTTPLWARNALRARERMLPHARKRAAKLNEDGALFPWRTINGEEASAYYAAGTAQYHLNADVTYALARYVAASGDFEYLATGASDIAIETARLWHSLGFWRRDAGGVDTFHIHGVTGPDEYTTVVNDNLYTNTMARFNLRFAAEIARRFAEEAPEGYAVLNARLGLSLSEILEWERAADGMAIPYSKELGIHPQDAHFLEREVWDLAATPAEQKPLLLHFHPLVIYRFQVLKQADVVLALLLASDEFGRAEKQRDFEYYDALTTGDSTLSGVVQSIMAAEVGYPDLAYQYFDHALRMDLDDLHHNSADGVHVASAGGVWMMLVQGFAGMRDAGRKLSFDPRLPKHWNSLSFSLAWHGATLGVTLTTDRIVFEVTGGDAEVTVHVRGEEARVAPGAPRVVELTDQGPDLGTFTGLSAGMLPREGDTGVIHTLSAEVPPVTTVIPTRHPD
- a CDS encoding HAD family hydrolase, translating into MINGFDAHLFDLDGVITPTVILHRRAWRETFDELFTQLGLAPYREEEYFSYLDGLPRFAGVATLCAARGIELPDGASGDVGLSSIAGVGNLKNQRFAELLERDGIEAYPGSLQLMHQLTVAHKPMAIVSSSRNADAVLRAAGILARFDAIVDGERAAQEGLPGKPAPDTFVRGAELLGLAPANIVVYEDAESGVAAARAGGFGLVVGVDRGAGRAALERAGAHHVVADLGELVG
- a CDS encoding FAD-dependent oxidoreductase yields the protein MSDTHPVIIIGAGPVGLAAAAHLLERGQEVRVLEAGAGVGAAVQSWGHIKLFSTWQYNIDAAARRLLETQVPGYSAQWQAPRATRLPTGAELVSEYLAPLAAHPALSTHISYGHRVTGISRVQPDGSGVDKTRSVGRDESLFLVRTETESGVTDLVARAVIDASGTWGQPNPVGRSGLPALGEATARELGRITSPLPDPLGSDTVAFAGKTVLVLGAGHSAANTLISLGRLRQRDPDTTVLWGLRAKANPVRLYGGGNADELPARGQLGISLRRFVENGDITIVEDASVVSLTAGEQVTVSLADGRHLAVDLVVPATGFRPDLSLLSELRLDIDEIVEAPRELGPLIDPQFHSCGTVTAHGERVLSHPEPNFYIVGMKSYGRAPTFLMATGYEQVRSIAAFLAGDRAAADQVELELPETGVCSTDLGGSCDLPVVTEAAESCCAAPPAPITIGFATGTLHGHAELVAEEQQN